The following are encoded together in the Ictalurus punctatus breed USDA103 chromosome 1, Coco_2.0, whole genome shotgun sequence genome:
- the LOC128634495 gene encoding uncharacterized protein LOC128634495 isoform X4: protein MKMAVSEVSCCHRNNTPVYKLHGDVNPDCTITWLTRDNKMIVDDSGNVDPDTVVSYEHGELTVKSRDCDVLVREDCLSLGERKINCTALCKPEKPNVTENLTTEDRISPLIISFIILGLVVLLLLLIIPISVGVVVYKRLQGSHDFENANTINETNDHHNIMELQPLQ from the exons ATGAAGATGGCTGTATCTGAGGTGAGCTGTTGTCATAGAAACAACACCCCGGTCTACAAGCTCCACGGTGACGTGAATCCTGACTGCACCATCACCTGGCTCACCCGAGAC aacaaGATGATTGTAGATGATTCTGGTAATGTGGACCCGGACACCGTAGTTTCATACGAACACGGTGAGCTGACCGTGAAGAGCCGAGACTGTGATGTGTTGGTCAGAGAGGACTGTCTGTCTCTGGGG GAGCGCAAAATAAACTGCACAG CTCTGTGTAAACCAGAAAAGCCTAATGTAACTGAAAACCTGACTACAG aaGACAGGATCTCTCCTCTGATCATCAGCTTCATCATTCTCGGCCtcgtcgtcctcctcctcctcctcatcatccccATTAGTGTTGGTGTGGTGGTGTATAAGAGACTCCAAGG GAGCCATGACTTTGAAAATGCGAACACCATTAACGAAACTAATGACCACCACAACATCATGGAACTCCAGCCTCTTCAGTGA
- the LOC128634495 gene encoding uncharacterized protein LOC128634495 isoform X1 — MNPANGSVFSSSILFIYVYSFLIYFRLLRKIGVCLWSPMKMAVSEVSCCHRNNTPVYKLHGDVNPDCTITWLTRDNKMIVDDSGNVDPDTVVSYEHGELTVKSRDCDVLVREDCLSLGERKINCTALCKPEKPNVTENLTTEDRISPLIISFIILGLVVLLLLLIIPISVGVVVYKRLQGSHDFENANTINETNDHHNIMELQPLQ; from the exons atgaaccctgcaaacggatctgtcttttcttcatctattctatttatttatgtatattcctttttaatatatttccgtttgttaaggaaaatag gtgtgtgtttgtggtcacCGATGAAGATGGCTGTATCTGAGGTGAGCTGTTGTCATAGAAACAACACCCCGGTCTACAAGCTCCACGGTGACGTGAATCCTGACTGCACCATCACCTGGCTCACCCGAGAC aacaaGATGATTGTAGATGATTCTGGTAATGTGGACCCGGACACCGTAGTTTCATACGAACACGGTGAGCTGACCGTGAAGAGCCGAGACTGTGATGTGTTGGTCAGAGAGGACTGTCTGTCTCTGGGG GAGCGCAAAATAAACTGCACAG CTCTGTGTAAACCAGAAAAGCCTAATGTAACTGAAAACCTGACTACAG aaGACAGGATCTCTCCTCTGATCATCAGCTTCATCATTCTCGGCCtcgtcgtcctcctcctcctcctcatcatccccATTAGTGTTGGTGTGGTGGTGTATAAGAGACTCCAAGG GAGCCATGACTTTGAAAATGCGAACACCATTAACGAAACTAATGACCACCACAACATCATGGAACTCCAGCCTCTTCAGTGA
- the LOC128634495 gene encoding uncharacterized protein LOC128634495 isoform X2, protein MNPANGSVFSSSILFIYVYSFLIYFRLLRKIGVCLWSPMKMAVSEVSCCHRNNTPVYKLHGDVNPDCTITWLTRDNKMIVDDSGNVDPDTVVSYEHGELTVKSRDCDVLVREDCLSLGERKINCTALCKPEKPNVTENLTTDRISPLIISFIILGLVVLLLLLIIPISVGVVVYKRLQGSHDFENANTINETNDHHNIMELQPLQ, encoded by the exons atgaaccctgcaaacggatctgtcttttcttcatctattctatttatttatgtatattcctttttaatatatttccgtttgttaaggaaaatag gtgtgtgtttgtggtcacCGATGAAGATGGCTGTATCTGAGGTGAGCTGTTGTCATAGAAACAACACCCCGGTCTACAAGCTCCACGGTGACGTGAATCCTGACTGCACCATCACCTGGCTCACCCGAGAC aacaaGATGATTGTAGATGATTCTGGTAATGTGGACCCGGACACCGTAGTTTCATACGAACACGGTGAGCTGACCGTGAAGAGCCGAGACTGTGATGTGTTGGTCAGAGAGGACTGTCTGTCTCTGGGG GAGCGCAAAATAAACTGCACAG CTCTGTGTAAACCAGAAAAGCCTAATGTAACTGAAAACCTGACTACAG ACAGGATCTCTCCTCTGATCATCAGCTTCATCATTCTCGGCCtcgtcgtcctcctcctcctcctcatcatccccATTAGTGTTGGTGTGGTGGTGTATAAGAGACTCCAAGG GAGCCATGACTTTGAAAATGCGAACACCATTAACGAAACTAATGACCACCACAACATCATGGAACTCCAGCCTCTTCAGTGA
- the LOC128634495 gene encoding uncharacterized protein LOC128634495 isoform X3 has translation MHWFNLALLCGVCLWSPMKMAVSEVSCCHRNNTPVYKLHGDVNPDCTITWLTRDNKMIVDDSGNVDPDTVVSYEHGELTVKSRDCDVLVREDCLSLGERKINCTALCKPEKPNVTENLTTEDRISPLIISFIILGLVVLLLLLIIPISVGVVVYKRLQGSHDFENANTINETNDHHNIMELQPLQ, from the exons ATGCACTGGTTTAATCTTGCTTTGCTCTGCG gtgtgtgtttgtggtcacCGATGAAGATGGCTGTATCTGAGGTGAGCTGTTGTCATAGAAACAACACCCCGGTCTACAAGCTCCACGGTGACGTGAATCCTGACTGCACCATCACCTGGCTCACCCGAGAC aacaaGATGATTGTAGATGATTCTGGTAATGTGGACCCGGACACCGTAGTTTCATACGAACACGGTGAGCTGACCGTGAAGAGCCGAGACTGTGATGTGTTGGTCAGAGAGGACTGTCTGTCTCTGGGG GAGCGCAAAATAAACTGCACAG CTCTGTGTAAACCAGAAAAGCCTAATGTAACTGAAAACCTGACTACAG aaGACAGGATCTCTCCTCTGATCATCAGCTTCATCATTCTCGGCCtcgtcgtcctcctcctcctcctcatcatccccATTAGTGTTGGTGTGGTGGTGTATAAGAGACTCCAAGG GAGCCATGACTTTGAAAATGCGAACACCATTAACGAAACTAATGACCACCACAACATCATGGAACTCCAGCCTCTTCAGTGA